The following coding sequences lie in one Marispirochaeta sp. genomic window:
- a CDS encoding polysaccharide biosynthesis protein — protein sequence MFPWAESNPVEIVKNNVFGTLHLVEAVRESGVPRLVLISTDKAVEPRYVYGASQSLSPRNWLSPGTTENQHFMVVPFRGMFWTAGEASYPSLKSRSSKEDR from the coding sequence ATGTTCCCATGGGCAGAGAGTAATCCCGTCGAGATTGTCAAGAACAATGTCTTCGGAACCCTCCACCTGGTAGAGGCAGTTCGGGAGAGCGGTGTACCCCGGCTGGTACTGATCTCCACCGACAAGGCTGTAGAACCCCGATATGTCTATGGTGCCTCTCAAAGCTTATCTCCGAGAAACTGGCTCTCGCCCGGAACAACGGAAAACCAGCATTTTATGGTAGTTCCGTTTCGGGGAATGTTCTGGACAGCAGGGGAAGCATCGTACCCCTCTTTAAAAAGCAGATCCTCAAAGGAGGACCGGTAA
- a CDS encoding DegT/DnrJ/EryC1/StrS family aminotransferase, with the protein MTELRTIAEEFGLIIVEDAAHAFPVRSDDGRWTGTSGKTGVYSFYATKTITTGEGGMVVTDDDRIAARIRTMRLHGIDRSIWDRYTSSRAQWGYSVVEAGYKYNLTDLAAAIGRVQLKKAGAFLTRRKKIAAAYTRVFRGIPELEIPTSQGEHAWHLYILRLSHGSRVSRDRLIESLRQQGIGTSVHYIPLHLMPYYRDRYSFTPENFPNALDSYSRCLSLPIYPKMGDSQVDRVIRAVENGLKAE; encoded by the coding sequence TTGACCGAACTCCGTACAATCGCCGAAGAGTTCGGCCTGATTATCGTGGAGGACGCCGCTCATGCCTTTCCGGTCCGCTCCGACGACGGCCGCTGGACCGGGACCTCGGGAAAAACCGGGGTCTACTCCTTCTACGCGACTAAAACCATTACCACAGGCGAAGGCGGAATGGTTGTAACCGACGACGACAGAATCGCAGCCCGGATACGCACCATGCGCCTCCACGGAATCGACCGCAGCATTTGGGACCGTTACACCTCGTCCCGGGCCCAGTGGGGCTACAGCGTGGTGGAGGCGGGGTACAAGTACAATCTCACCGATCTGGCTGCCGCCATCGGCAGGGTACAGCTGAAAAAAGCCGGAGCATTCCTTACCCGCAGAAAGAAGATCGCCGCCGCGTATACCAGGGTCTTCAGAGGTATCCCGGAACTGGAGATTCCGACAAGCCAGGGGGAACATGCCTGGCACCTCTATATACTCAGGCTTTCTCATGGATCACGGGTCTCCCGGGACAGGCTTATCGAATCTCTGCGGCAGCAGGGTATCGGGACCTCGGTTCACTACATTCCCCTCCATCTGATGCCCTATTACCGGGACCGCTACTCGTTTACTCCCGAAAATTTCCCCAACGCACTGGATAGCTACTCACGCTGTCTGAGTCTGCCGATCTATCCCAAAATGGGGGACTCACAGGTTGACAGGGTTATACGGGCAGTTGAGAATGGTCTTAAAGCGGAATAA
- the loaP gene encoding antiterminator LoaP, giving the protein MEYFVLQVQTRGEARILKLARAGMRIAGLDEENYGRLIFPQRTLTIRRRGKTRTETAAIYPGYIFIEAEKLEPELYWALRPIQGIYKFLKSNTNIEPLHGEDRRTLLHFLEHGETVAASRVVFDENNRILVKEGPLKGLEGRIVKVDKRKRRAKVRLSVYENSFMVDFGFELIQTAAENEKEEK; this is encoded by the coding sequence CCAGAATCCTCAAACTCGCGCGGGCAGGCATGCGCATTGCCGGTCTGGATGAAGAGAATTACGGCCGCCTGATTTTTCCTCAACGGACCCTTACAATTCGCCGGCGGGGAAAGACGCGGACCGAAACAGCAGCGATTTATCCGGGGTATATCTTTATTGAAGCGGAGAAACTGGAACCGGAGCTTTACTGGGCGCTGCGGCCCATTCAGGGGATTTACAAGTTTCTAAAATCGAACACCAACATCGAACCCCTCCATGGAGAAGACCGCCGGACCCTGCTCCATTTTCTGGAACACGGAGAAACTGTGGCAGCGTCCAGGGTTGTCTTCGATGAGAACAACCGGATCCTGGTTAAAGAAGGCCCCCTGAAAGGCCTTGAAGGTCGAATTGTCAAGGTCGATAAGCGCAAGCGGCGGGCCAAAGTCCGGCTGAGTGTGTACGAAAACTCTTTTATGGTGGATTTTGGTTTTGAACTGATCCAGACAGCAGCAGAAAACGAAAAAGAAGAAAAATAG
- a CDS encoding polysaccharide biosynthesis protein gives MQKSGRTLYVVGAGFAGRKIAEEIRTKGTFGRVIAFLDDDPQKIGTNLDGITVLGPVARVREFFRDHPADEALIAIPRATNDQLKTIYEHLSAAPFDRIRILPNLAQIIDGDAHLIQTREIAVEDLLGRTPVRIPLKETLSYLRDKRVLITGAGGSIGSELSRQLLSAGAERLYLFDNGENNVYEIEKELKILQEEGVGEKATLVPVVGDLKDREFTRFIIQRLKADIIFHCAAYKHVPMGRE, from the coding sequence ATGCAAAAAAGCGGTAGAACCTTATATGTAGTGGGAGCGGGCTTCGCGGGCCGGAAAATTGCCGAGGAGATCAGGACCAAAGGGACTTTTGGCCGTGTTATCGCTTTTCTTGACGATGATCCGCAGAAGATCGGCACGAACCTTGACGGAATCACGGTGCTGGGTCCTGTTGCCCGGGTACGTGAGTTCTTTCGGGACCATCCTGCAGACGAAGCCCTGATTGCCATACCCAGGGCCACCAACGACCAGCTTAAAACAATTTACGAGCACCTCTCTGCGGCGCCTTTTGACCGCATCCGCATTCTTCCAAATCTTGCCCAGATCATTGATGGTGATGCCCACCTTATACAAACCCGTGAGATCGCCGTTGAAGACCTGCTGGGCCGCACCCCGGTGCGTATTCCCCTCAAGGAGACTCTGAGCTATCTGCGGGATAAGCGGGTTCTCATTACCGGAGCGGGGGGCAGCATCGGGTCAGAGCTTTCCCGGCAGCTCCTCTCAGCCGGTGCCGAACGGCTCTACCTGTTCGACAACGGGGAAAACAACGTCTATGAGATAGAAAAGGAGTTGAAGATCCTCCAGGAAGAGGGAGTAGGAGAAAAGGCCACCCTGGTTCCGGTAGTGGGGGACCTTAAGGACCGGGAGTTTACCCGTTTCATTATCCAGCGGCTCAAGGCGGATATTATCTTCCATTGCGCCGCCTACAAGCATGTTCCCATGGGCAGAGAGTAA
- a CDS encoding FAD binding domain-containing protein: MSVEKQGHTKVFSPTNLQDLLSYYRDHPKAVPFAGGTYLFLRKGPRERFGGELIDLGHVSELSQISRTERYMEIGPAVSISKIINTGRHVMPRALFAALKAIGNTAVRNHATLGGNICARNHRLSTYPVLLLLDVRLELRRAGETRWINLNRFITGDEGPVLGPGELVTRIRIPFMDWDVEEFRQQERLFTPEHFIFCGIVSKQKDVISDLRTSFCIGNRRIIRTRIMEAELIGRKLPIPPADRLEMGRMLQQQIERNHPEMDNFHIHRIRRSLNWFLQILNDSE, from the coding sequence GTGTCAGTTGAAAAGCAGGGACATACCAAGGTCTTCTCTCCGACAAACCTGCAGGATCTGCTCTCCTATTACAGGGATCATCCCAAAGCCGTACCCTTTGCCGGGGGAACCTACCTTTTTTTACGCAAAGGTCCGAGGGAACGCTTCGGCGGTGAACTGATCGACCTGGGTCATGTTTCCGAACTGTCGCAAATCAGCCGCACCGAACGCTACATGGAGATAGGTCCTGCCGTATCCATAAGTAAAATCATCAATACCGGCCGGCATGTAATGCCCAGGGCCCTGTTTGCTGCACTCAAAGCCATTGGTAATACAGCTGTCCGCAATCACGCGACCCTGGGGGGAAACATCTGTGCCCGGAACCACCGACTTTCTACCTATCCGGTTCTCCTGCTTTTGGATGTACGCCTGGAACTGCGCCGTGCAGGCGAAACCAGATGGATTAACCTGAACCGCTTTATTACCGGAGACGAGGGACCAGTCCTCGGACCGGGGGAACTGGTGACCAGGATCCGTATTCCTTTTATGGACTGGGATGTGGAGGAGTTCCGCCAGCAGGAACGGCTCTTCACACCGGAGCATTTCATCTTCTGCGGGATTGTCAGCAAGCAGAAGGATGTAATCAGCGATCTGCGGACCAGTTTCTGCATCGGAAACCGCCGAATAATCCGCACCCGGATTATGGAAGCCGAGCTTATCGGCCGGAAACTGCCGATCCCGCCGGCGGACAGGCTCGAAATGGGACGGATGCTGCAACAACAGATTGAGCGTAACCACCCGGAGATGGACAATTTCCATATTCATCGTATCCGGCGCAGTCTGAACTGGTTTCTCCAGATCCTGAACGATTCGGAGTAG
- a CDS encoding molybdopterin cofactor-binding domain-containing protein: protein MEHRRIQYIDDYFDSSMLYVSIVRSQVERGNINMISYPDPPDGMFVLGAQDIPGENRIHLSSGKIPLLAEGVIRYLGQPVLLIAGENRRDMDEFARYVSIDYRNITVLPPFENYFDEQVIKEHSLSRGNPGKVLKTAFQVLEGNYYVDETLPWSLDAQGAFARFEDGRLVVYSSTQWLHHVQSTVARVLSMRQSDITVRRTAYSAQFDEKLWYPSFLAAYAALASSISGKSAKLVLSANELLYNGPRGTPVAITHRSAMDKNGNLAAIDVTVNLESGAFPVYSDEALQRASAAAAGNYTCENVSVTTRLIETTRRPLDFSPGAGLAGCFFASETHASLIAEVSQTDPLNWKLRNLNEKESPLAELLSRAAAASDFSRKHAAYELAKKRRSNPEQENRPLRGIGIAGVYQGNGFFGRGEETERFKVTARLESEGDLYIYTSGLSGIHKTASLAQRRAAEILGVPRDGVHIINDDTDRIPDSGPSGLSRNITVVYRLVERCCEAIKKKRFRNPLPIEASRSFRMPAKDRWEESQLQGSPYAARTWAACVVELELNPILLEKSIRGVWVAVDCGEVLHRHRAESSLETGILHAIEGCTVNLKNLEDPESPFHLPNLLDIPPVSISFSRNSRQKFPSGIGDLPYIMIPPAFTAALSQASGVYFDRFPLPPRKIHQYMEGA from the coding sequence ATGGAACATCGGCGCATTCAGTACATAGACGATTACTTTGACTCTTCCATGCTGTATGTCTCTATTGTCCGTTCCCAGGTAGAACGGGGAAATATTAACATGATCAGCTATCCTGATCCCCCGGATGGAATGTTCGTTCTGGGGGCCCAGGATATTCCCGGAGAGAACCGAATTCATCTATCCTCGGGGAAGATCCCACTGCTGGCGGAGGGAGTGATACGTTACCTTGGTCAGCCGGTGCTGCTGATCGCCGGGGAAAACCGCCGGGATATGGATGAGTTTGCCCGTTATGTAAGCATTGATTACCGTAACATTACTGTGCTGCCCCCCTTTGAAAATTATTTCGACGAACAGGTTATTAAGGAACACAGCCTCAGCAGAGGAAACCCCGGCAAGGTACTGAAAACCGCATTTCAGGTCCTTGAAGGCAATTACTATGTGGATGAAACCCTTCCATGGTCCCTGGATGCCCAGGGGGCTTTCGCCCGTTTCGAAGATGGGCGTCTTGTGGTCTATTCATCAACCCAGTGGCTGCACCATGTACAGTCCACTGTCGCGAGGGTACTCAGTATGCGGCAGTCGGATATTACCGTGCGAAGAACCGCCTACAGCGCCCAGTTTGACGAAAAACTCTGGTACCCCTCTTTTCTGGCAGCTTACGCCGCTCTTGCATCGAGTATCTCCGGAAAAAGTGCCAAACTCGTTCTCAGCGCTAATGAGCTTCTTTATAATGGGCCCCGGGGGACTCCCGTTGCCATCACGCACCGGTCCGCCATGGACAAAAACGGCAATCTGGCGGCTATCGATGTTACGGTCAACCTTGAATCCGGTGCATTTCCCGTTTATTCCGACGAAGCACTGCAGAGGGCTTCGGCCGCGGCAGCTGGCAATTATACCTGCGAGAACGTCTCAGTTACGACCAGACTCATAGAGACAACCCGGCGTCCCCTGGATTTCTCGCCGGGGGCGGGCCTTGCAGGGTGTTTTTTTGCCTCCGAAACCCACGCCAGCCTGATCGCCGAAGTATCCCAGACAGATCCCCTGAACTGGAAACTCCGTAACCTGAACGAAAAAGAAAGCCCTTTGGCGGAACTTCTTAGCAGGGCAGCCGCAGCCTCCGATTTCAGCCGCAAACATGCCGCCTACGAACTGGCAAAAAAGCGGCGCAGCAATCCGGAGCAGGAGAACCGGCCCTTAAGAGGTATAGGAATCGCCGGGGTCTATCAGGGAAACGGCTTTTTCGGCCGCGGAGAGGAGACCGAACGCTTCAAGGTTACCGCCCGGCTTGAATCCGAGGGAGACCTGTATATTTATACCTCCGGCCTTTCCGGTATCCATAAAACCGCCTCTCTGGCACAGCGCAGGGCAGCGGAGATACTGGGAGTACCCCGGGACGGTGTCCATATTATCAATGACGATACAGACCGTATTCCGGACAGCGGTCCATCCGGTCTTTCCCGGAACATCACGGTGGTCTACCGTCTGGTTGAACGGTGCTGTGAAGCCATCAAGAAGAAGCGCTTCAGAAATCCCCTGCCTATCGAAGCTTCCAGATCCTTCCGGATGCCGGCGAAGGACCGCTGGGAGGAATCGCAGCTCCAGGGCAGCCCTTACGCAGCCCGGACCTGGGCAGCCTGCGTTGTAGAGCTGGAACTCAACCCCATATTGCTGGAAAAAAGTATCCGCGGGGTCTGGGTCGCTGTTGACTGCGGCGAAGTCCTTCACCGGCACCGGGCGGAAAGCTCCCTTGAAACCGGAATACTGCATGCCATAGAAGGCTGCACGGTCAACCTGAAAAATCTTGAAGATCCGGAGTCGCCCTTTCACCTTCCCAACCTTCTTGATATTCCGCCGGTCAGCATCAGCTTCAGCCGTAACTCCAGGCAGAAGTTCCCATCCGGTATCGGCGATCTGCCCTATATTATGATACCTCCGGCCTTTACCGCCGCCTTGAGCCAGGCGTCGGGGGTCTACTTTGACCGTTTTCCCCTGCCCCCGAGAAAAATACACCAGTACATGGAGGGCGCATGA
- a CDS encoding 2Fe-2S iron-sulfur cluster-binding protein: MRIQFILNGNSETIDAEADTRLIDVLREQYHLIGTHASCYSGECGSCIVLINGEIFHACMTPLFRVRGMRVTTIEGFAKQHGYKEVLAGFREAGLSPCRFCAAGRILTTHALLEITPNPGEEEIAEYYRAVKCRCTDFRTYLKSVQYAGRLRRNRHRVS; encoded by the coding sequence ATGAGGATCCAGTTTATTCTCAACGGCAATTCCGAAACCATTGACGCCGAGGCCGACACGAGGCTGATCGACGTTTTGCGGGAGCAGTATCACCTTATCGGGACCCATGCAAGCTGTTATTCCGGAGAGTGCGGCTCCTGCATTGTTCTAATCAACGGAGAGATCTTCCACGCCTGCATGACCCCCCTCTTCAGGGTCCGGGGAATGCGGGTTACTACCATAGAGGGGTTTGCAAAACAGCACGGATACAAGGAGGTTCTTGCCGGCTTTCGGGAAGCCGGACTCTCCCCTTGCCGCTTTTGCGCCGCAGGCAGAATCCTCACAACTCATGCCCTGCTGGAGATAACGCCAAACCCCGGTGAAGAGGAGATCGCCGAGTATTACAGGGCGGTAAAATGCCGCTGTACCGATTTTCGCACCTATTTAAAATCCGTACAGTACGCCGGCCGGCTGCGGAGGAACCGACATCGTGTCAGTTGA